From the Candidatus Pelagibacter sp. IMCC9063 genome, the window GTAGCCCTGCTTATTAAGCATTTCAGCTTCTCTGTGAACTTTGGATACTAGTGGACAGGTAGCGTCGATAAAAGTGAGGTTTTGTAACTGAGCGTTTTTAACAACCTCTTTAGAGACACCATGGGCTGAAAAAATCACAGGTCTTGTTTTGTCTTTAATCTCATCTAGCTCTCCAACAAAAATAGTTCCAATTTTTTCTAGCTCTTTTACTACATGTTTATTGTGGACAATTTCATGACGCACATAAACAGGGGTTCCAAATTTTTTTATACTTTTCTTTACAATCTCAACTGCACGATCCACTCCAGCACAGAATCCTCTTGGGCTAGCCAATAAAATAGTTAAAGGATTGTTTGATTTATTTGTATTTTCCATAAATATATTCAAGTATTATGTGTGGCAATGTGAGAGCAGCCAAGCCAATAAAAATTATTTTTAATATTGATTTATCAACTGAAAACTCTTTGCTTAAATAAAATAACATTATTAAAGACATTGCAAAAGTAATAATTGTTAGTGGGGCAGCTTTTTTGGCAAACGACTTTATCCCCGCATAGACATTACTGCCATTCAGCTCTACTGCTAATGATAAAATGTGTTTAGTGGAGTGCATAAAGCAAAAATACATTGTAAAAGCTAATATTAGAGGTAAATATTTAAAAACAATCACTATAGAAAAAACCTCAAAACTTATAATAAAAAAATCTTTAAGATTAATATTTTTTATAATCCAAAATAGTAAAGTCAGAAAAAAAATTAACACTAGGTTAAAATAAAAAATATAAGCGTAAATAGTAGTTTCTAGATTTATCCATTGTTCTCCTAATAATAAAATATTAATAAAATTGACCGTCTCTACATTGTTCAAATACAAAGGGGCTGAAATAATAATTAGGCCACGAAGAAAATAAAGAGGAGTCTCTAAAATAAAATTTTGACTAAAAAACATTTCTAAATCTTCGTACCCAAAATGAAATGAGGCTACTAAAAAAAATATACATAGGCTTATTAGGGGCGAATATATCCATACCAACAAAACAAATGCAGAGGTAAGTAGGTAAGTCACATAAAATACAAAAGACCAATACCTTGGAAAATACTTTTTAAAGATGAGTTCCCCCTTGTGATTATCTAAAGAGCCATGCGAAATACCTACTGTAGCAATGATAAAAAAACAGAAGAATAAATATTGTTGTTCTATTAAAAAATTTTGATGGTGCAAGCCAATAAAGCATGTACTTAAA encodes:
- a CDS encoding Brp/Blh family beta-carotene 15,15'-dioxygenase; amino-acid sequence: MIQLFFYLFLSTCFIGLHHQNFLIEQQYLFFCFFIIATVGISHGSLDNHKGELIFKKYFPRYWSFVFYVTYLLTSAFVLLVWIYSPLISLCIFFLVASFHFGYEDLEMFFSQNFILETPLYFLRGLIIISAPLYLNNVETVNFINILLLGEQWINLETTIYAYIFYFNLVLIFFLTLLFWIIKNINLKDFFIISFEVFSIVIVFKYLPLILAFTMYFCFMHSTKHILSLAVELNGSNVYAGIKSFAKKAAPLTIITFAMSLIMLFYLSKEFSVDKSILKIIFIGLAALTLPHIILEYIYGKYK